From the genome of Hathewaya histolytica, one region includes:
- the aroF gene encoding 3-deoxy-7-phosphoheptulonate synthase, producing the protein MRYEKYEGHKDTEISIGNSKIGGGNIALIAGPCSVESREQIVSIARDVKKSGAKFLRGGAFKPRTSPYSFQGLGCDGLSLLLEAKKETGLPIVTEIMSTEYLDLFEEKVDVIQVGARNMQNFELLKALGKTRKPILLKRGASATIEEFLMASEYILAGGNENVVLCERGIRTFENFTRNTLDLSAVVALKSLTHLPVVVDPSHGSGLWWMVEPLAKAAVVVGADGLIIEVHNNPEKALCDGNQSLKPKKFNALVNDLREFARIQNKNI; encoded by the coding sequence ATGAGGTATGAAAAATATGAAGGCCATAAAGATACAGAGATTTCCATAGGTAATAGCAAAATTGGCGGAGGGAATATAGCTCTTATTGCAGGGCCTTGTTCTGTTGAAAGTAGGGAGCAAATAGTCTCTATTGCAAGAGATGTTAAGAAAAGTGGGGCAAAATTTTTAAGAGGAGGAGCTTTTAAGCCTAGAACTTCACCTTACAGTTTTCAAGGGTTAGGATGTGATGGTCTTTCTCTTTTATTGGAGGCTAAAAAAGAAACAGGTTTACCAATAGTTACGGAGATTATGTCTACAGAGTATTTAGATCTATTTGAAGAGAAAGTTGATGTGATTCAAGTTGGAGCTAGGAATATGCAAAACTTCGAACTGTTAAAGGCATTAGGAAAGACAAGAAAGCCTATACTTTTAAAACGAGGTGCATCTGCCACTATAGAAGAATTTTTAATGGCATCTGAGTATATTTTAGCTGGTGGAAATGAGAATGTGGTTCTTTGTGAGAGAGGAATTAGAACCTTTGAAAACTTTACAAGGAACACTTTAGATTTAAGTGCAGTGGTTGCACTAAAAAGTCTTACACATCTTCCAGTTGTGGTGGATCCAAGCCATGGATCGGGGTTATGGTGGATGGTAGAACCTTTAGCAAAGGCAGCTGTTGTGGTTGGAGCTGATGGATTAATTATAGAGGTCCACAACAATCCAGAGAAAGCTTTATGTGATGGAAATCAATCTTTAAAACCGAAGAAGTTTAATGCGTTAGTAAATGATTTAAGGGAATTTGCAAGGATTCAAAATAAAAATATTTAG
- a CDS encoding N-acetyltransferase, whose translation MIKKLENFEIEEVMDIWLKTNITAHNFIEEDYWVKNYNLVKDEYIPISTTFVYKEDNIIKGFISIIDNSFIGALFVLDDYQGQGIGKSLINHCKSLYPRLELAVYKDNTSSVNFYKKCSFNINVEHPNEDSSFMEYIMLWEEE comes from the coding sequence ATGATTAAAAAGCTAGAGAATTTTGAAATAGAAGAAGTTATGGATATTTGGTTAAAGACTAATATTACTGCTCATAATTTCATAGAAGAGGATTATTGGGTTAAAAATTATAATCTTGTTAAAGATGAATACATTCCTATATCTACAACTTTTGTGTATAAAGAAGATAATATAATTAAAGGATTTATAAGTATTATAGATAATTCATTTATTGGTGCATTGTTTGTTCTAGATGATTATCAGGGACAAGGTATTGGGAAGAGTTTAATAAATCATTGCAAGTCCCTATATCCTAGATTAGAGCTTGCTGTTTATAAAGATAATACATCTTCTGTGAATTTTTATAAGAAGTGCAGTTTTAATATAAACGTGGAGCATCCTAATGAGGATTCTAGTTTTATGGAGTACATAATGTTATGGGAAGAAGAATAA